From the genome of Fundulus heteroclitus isolate FHET01 chromosome 7, MU-UCD_Fhet_4.1, whole genome shotgun sequence, one region includes:
- the LOC105936143 gene encoding ADP-ribosylation factor-like protein 6 isoform X2, with protein MGLLDKLSGWLGLRKKEVSVLCLGLDNSGKTTIINQLKPSNHPNHLGPLSAEWKHVSQTQAQEIAPTIGFNIEKFKSSSLSFTVFDMSGQSRYRSLWEHYYKESNAIIFVIDSSDKLRMVVAKEELDTLLNHEDIRNKKIPVLFFANKMDLRDALSSVKVSQTLCLENIKDKPWHICASNAIKGEGLQEGLDWLQDHIKTMNK; from the exons ATGGGCCTGCTTGATAAACTGTCAGGCTGGCTTGGCCTAAGGAAGAAAGAAGTCAGCGTTTTGTGCTTGGGTCTGGACAACAGCGGCAAAACAACGATCATCAACCAGCTCAAGCCATCTAAT CATCCAAATCATTTAGGTCCATTGTCAGCAGAGTGGAAACATGTTAGTCAG ACACAGGCTCAAGAGATAGCCCCGACAATTGGCTTCAACATTGAAAAGTTCAAGAGTTCaag CCTGTCCTTCACAGTCTTTGACATGTCTGGCCAAAGCAGATACAGAAGCCTATGGGAGCATTATTACAA ggaGAGCAATGCAATCATATTTGTCATTGATAGTAGTGACAAACTGAGGATGGTTGTTGCAAAGGAGGAGCTTGATACTCTCCTTAACCATGAAG ATATCCGCAACAAAAAGATCCCGGTGCTTTTCTTTGCAAACAAGATGGATCTGCGGGACGCTCTCTCTTCTGTCAAGGTCTCGCAAACGTTGTGTTTGGAGAACATAAAAGACAAACCTTGGCACATCTG CGCCAGCAATGCTATCAAAGGAGAGGGTCTGCAGGAAGGGCTGGACTGGCTGCAAG ATCATATCAAAACAATGAACAAATGA
- the LOC105936143 gene encoding ADP-ribosylation factor-like protein 6 isoform X1, translating to MGLLDKLSGWLGLRKKEVSVLCLGLDNSGKTTIINQLKPSNHPNHLGPLSAEWKHVSQTQAQEIAPTIGFNIEKFKSSSLSFTVFDMSGQSRYRSLWEHYYKESNAIIFVIDSSDKLRMVVAKEELDTLLNHEDIRNKKIPVLFFANKMDLRDALSSVKVSQTLCLENIKDKPWHICASNAIKGEGLQEGLDWLQDQIAQSYQNNEQMNDQA from the exons ATGGGCCTGCTTGATAAACTGTCAGGCTGGCTTGGCCTAAGGAAGAAAGAAGTCAGCGTTTTGTGCTTGGGTCTGGACAACAGCGGCAAAACAACGATCATCAACCAGCTCAAGCCATCTAAT CATCCAAATCATTTAGGTCCATTGTCAGCAGAGTGGAAACATGTTAGTCAG ACACAGGCTCAAGAGATAGCCCCGACAATTGGCTTCAACATTGAAAAGTTCAAGAGTTCaag CCTGTCCTTCACAGTCTTTGACATGTCTGGCCAAAGCAGATACAGAAGCCTATGGGAGCATTATTACAA ggaGAGCAATGCAATCATATTTGTCATTGATAGTAGTGACAAACTGAGGATGGTTGTTGCAAAGGAGGAGCTTGATACTCTCCTTAACCATGAAG ATATCCGCAACAAAAAGATCCCGGTGCTTTTCTTTGCAAACAAGATGGATCTGCGGGACGCTCTCTCTTCTGTCAAGGTCTCGCAAACGTTGTGTTTGGAGAACATAAAAGACAAACCTTGGCACATCTG CGCCAGCAATGCTATCAAAGGAGAGGGTCTGCAGGAAGGGCTGGACTGGCTGCAAG ATCAAATTGCACA ATCATATCAAAACAATGAACAAATGAATGACCAGGCATGA
- the LOC105936143 gene encoding ADP-ribosylation factor-like protein 6 isoform X3 gives MGLLDKLSGWLGLRKKEVSVLCLGLDNSGKTTIINQLKPSNTQAQEIAPTIGFNIEKFKSSSLSFTVFDMSGQSRYRSLWEHYYKESNAIIFVIDSSDKLRMVVAKEELDTLLNHEDIRNKKIPVLFFANKMDLRDALSSVKVSQTLCLENIKDKPWHICASNAIKGEGLQEGLDWLQDQIAQSYQNNEQMNDQA, from the exons ATGGGCCTGCTTGATAAACTGTCAGGCTGGCTTGGCCTAAGGAAGAAAGAAGTCAGCGTTTTGTGCTTGGGTCTGGACAACAGCGGCAAAACAACGATCATCAACCAGCTCAAGCCATCTAAT ACACAGGCTCAAGAGATAGCCCCGACAATTGGCTTCAACATTGAAAAGTTCAAGAGTTCaag CCTGTCCTTCACAGTCTTTGACATGTCTGGCCAAAGCAGATACAGAAGCCTATGGGAGCATTATTACAA ggaGAGCAATGCAATCATATTTGTCATTGATAGTAGTGACAAACTGAGGATGGTTGTTGCAAAGGAGGAGCTTGATACTCTCCTTAACCATGAAG ATATCCGCAACAAAAAGATCCCGGTGCTTTTCTTTGCAAACAAGATGGATCTGCGGGACGCTCTCTCTTCTGTCAAGGTCTCGCAAACGTTGTGTTTGGAGAACATAAAAGACAAACCTTGGCACATCTG CGCCAGCAATGCTATCAAAGGAGAGGGTCTGCAGGAAGGGCTGGACTGGCTGCAAG ATCAAATTGCACA ATCATATCAAAACAATGAACAAATGAATGACCAGGCATGA
- the LOC105936143 gene encoding ADP-ribosylation factor-like protein 6 isoform X4: protein MGLLDKLSGWLGLRKKEVSVLCLGLDNSGKTTIINQLKPSNTQAQEIAPTIGFNIEKFKSSSLSFTVFDMSGQSRYRSLWEHYYKESNAIIFVIDSSDKLRMVVAKEELDTLLNHEDIRNKKIPVLFFANKMDLRDALSSVKVSQTLCLENIKDKPWHICASNAIKGEGLQEGLDWLQDHIKTMNK from the exons ATGGGCCTGCTTGATAAACTGTCAGGCTGGCTTGGCCTAAGGAAGAAAGAAGTCAGCGTTTTGTGCTTGGGTCTGGACAACAGCGGCAAAACAACGATCATCAACCAGCTCAAGCCATCTAAT ACACAGGCTCAAGAGATAGCCCCGACAATTGGCTTCAACATTGAAAAGTTCAAGAGTTCaag CCTGTCCTTCACAGTCTTTGACATGTCTGGCCAAAGCAGATACAGAAGCCTATGGGAGCATTATTACAA ggaGAGCAATGCAATCATATTTGTCATTGATAGTAGTGACAAACTGAGGATGGTTGTTGCAAAGGAGGAGCTTGATACTCTCCTTAACCATGAAG ATATCCGCAACAAAAAGATCCCGGTGCTTTTCTTTGCAAACAAGATGGATCTGCGGGACGCTCTCTCTTCTGTCAAGGTCTCGCAAACGTTGTGTTTGGAGAACATAAAAGACAAACCTTGGCACATCTG CGCCAGCAATGCTATCAAAGGAGAGGGTCTGCAGGAAGGGCTGGACTGGCTGCAAG ATCATATCAAAACAATGAACAAATGA
- the LOC105936142 gene encoding F-box only protein 47 isoform X1, translated as MVRKTTGNIGRCSWTRRSHHLKAPQRLRPVRTVVTRSQRTSGGCFFNGLPAEVFHMILDEMSVVDISVFSMVSKEITSYIVDYVSSQAWRNKTIIQSFHNPTLLEQRSTLEHYRHLGLLFKRCTLLLPTKDRLKFTFSKFSEIPCFMLERCLAPDCTGYSRYGVFLQTLIAGWDELECHRVFNFLCDQTGLLLKTEALLTAKPGLKRNQELQLRLFCRKVLLDPCQNQPDGQFWLVQLLKPWPMVSQAHLLFILYGPLLHEGVLGWQDLVERGIPHSALWDLAKGLLMLFGTLQVKGWSTDSVISILEELIVIPQPWFVENVARLLVLCGSSLCYTFLASKALNGRISEISRIIIHIILVCEKEGYHMSWAVKLVQQICSLFSTAPERFVFIQHLENMFSEVTREFFESSVAGNNFEDRETFQTLCILLDSSARFHTKLLHMFLK; from the exons ATGGTGAGAAAAACAACCGGCAACATTGGGAGGTGCTCATGGACGCGCAGGTCTCACCACCTGAAGGCTCCGCAGCGGCTTCGGCCCGTCAGAACCGTGGTGACCCGCAGCCAGCGCACCTCCGGCGGCTGCTTCTTCAACGGCCTCCCCGCTGAGGTCTTCCATATGATCCTGGATGAAATGTCCG TGGTGGACATCAGCGTGTTCAGCATGGTTTCAAAGGAAATCACCAGCTACATTGTGGACTACGTCTCCTCCCAGGCCTGGAGGAATAAAACCATCATCCAAAGCTTTCACAACCCCACATTGTTGGAACAAAGATCCACCCTGGAGCACTACAGACACCTGG GCTTGCTGTTTAAGAGGTGTACCCTGCTGCTGCCCACAAAGGACAGGTTAAAATTCACATTTAGCAAATTTTCAGAG ATTCCCTGCTTCATGCTGGAGCGGTGCCTCGCTCCAGACTGCACAGGTTACTCCCGGTACGGCGTCTTCCTCCAG ACCCTGATCGCAGGATGGGATGAGCTGGAGTGCCACAGAGTCTTCAACTTTTTGTGTGATCAAACGGGCCTCTTGCTTAAGACTGAAGCCTTGCTCACCGCAAAACCAG GGCTGAAGAGGAACCAGGAGCTGCAACTTCGTCTGTTTTGCCGTAAAGTTTTGCTGGACCCGTGCCAGAACCAGCCAGATGGACAGTTCTGGTTAGTTCAGCTGCTGAAACCTTGGCCCATGGTCAGCCAGGCCCACCTACTGTTCATCCTTTATGGACCTCTGCTGCACGAGG GTGTCCTCGGCTGGCAGGATCTGGTGGAAAGGGGAATACCTCACAGCGCTCTCTGGGATCTGGCCAAGGGCCTCCTGATGCTTTTTGGCACGCTGCAAGTCAAAGGCTGGAGCACGGACTCAGTAATATCCATCCTGGAGGAGCTAATTG TCATCCCTCAGCCCTGGTTTGTGGAGAACGTGGCCCGACTGCTGGTGCTGTGCGGCAGCAGCCTCTGCTACACCTTCCTGGCCAGCAAGGCCCTCAACGGACGAATCAGCGAGATCTCCAGAATCATCATTCATATCATACTG GTGTGCGAGAAGGAGGGCTATCACATGAGCTGGGCGGTGAAGCTGGTTCAGCAGATCTGCAGCTTGTTCAGCACGGCGCCCGAAAGGTTCGTCTTCATCCAGCACCTGGAGAACATGTTCTCAGAAGTCACCAGAGAGTTCTTCGAGTCCTCTGTAGCAG gGAACAACTTTGAAGATAGAGAGACTTTCCAGACCTTATGCATCCTCCTGGACTCCAGCGCTCGCTTCCACACTAAACTGCTCCACATGTTCCTCAAATAG
- the LOC105936142 gene encoding uncharacterized protein LOC105936142 isoform X2: MVRKTTGNIGRCSWTRRSHHLKAPQRLRPVRTVVTRSQRTSGGCFFNGLPAEVFHMILDEMSVVDISVFSMVSKEITSYIVDYVSSQAWRNKTIIQSFHNPTLLEQRSTLEHYRHLGLLFKRCTLLLPTKDRLKFTFSKFSEIPCFMLERCLAPDCTGYSRYGVFLQTLIAGWDELECHRVFNFLCDQTGLLLKTEALLTAKPGLKRNQELQLRLFCRKVLLDPCQNQPDGQFWCPRLAGSGGKGNTSQRSLGSGQGPPDAFWHAASQRLEHGLSNIHPGGANCHPSALVCGERGPTAGAVRQQPLLHLPGQQGPQRTNQRDLQNHHSYHTGVREGGLSHELGGEAGSADLQLVQHGARKVRLHPAPGEHVLRSHQRVLRVLCSREQL, from the exons ATGGTGAGAAAAACAACCGGCAACATTGGGAGGTGCTCATGGACGCGCAGGTCTCACCACCTGAAGGCTCCGCAGCGGCTTCGGCCCGTCAGAACCGTGGTGACCCGCAGCCAGCGCACCTCCGGCGGCTGCTTCTTCAACGGCCTCCCCGCTGAGGTCTTCCATATGATCCTGGATGAAATGTCCG TGGTGGACATCAGCGTGTTCAGCATGGTTTCAAAGGAAATCACCAGCTACATTGTGGACTACGTCTCCTCCCAGGCCTGGAGGAATAAAACCATCATCCAAAGCTTTCACAACCCCACATTGTTGGAACAAAGATCCACCCTGGAGCACTACAGACACCTGG GCTTGCTGTTTAAGAGGTGTACCCTGCTGCTGCCCACAAAGGACAGGTTAAAATTCACATTTAGCAAATTTTCAGAG ATTCCCTGCTTCATGCTGGAGCGGTGCCTCGCTCCAGACTGCACAGGTTACTCCCGGTACGGCGTCTTCCTCCAG ACCCTGATCGCAGGATGGGATGAGCTGGAGTGCCACAGAGTCTTCAACTTTTTGTGTGATCAAACGGGCCTCTTGCTTAAGACTGAAGCCTTGCTCACCGCAAAACCAG GGCTGAAGAGGAACCAGGAGCTGCAACTTCGTCTGTTTTGCCGTAAAGTTTTGCTGGACCCGTGCCAGAACCAGCCAGATGGACAGTTCTG GTGTCCTCGGCTGGCAGGATCTGGTGGAAAGGGGAATACCTCACAGCGCTCTCTGGGATCTGGCCAAGGGCCTCCTGATGCTTTTTGGCACGCTGCAAGTCAAAGGCTGGAGCACGGACTCAGTAATATCCATCCTGGAGGAGCTAATTG TCATCCCTCAGCCCTGGTTTGTGGAGAACGTGGCCCGACTGCTGGTGCTGTGCGGCAGCAGCCTCTGCTACACCTTCCTGGCCAGCAAGGCCCTCAACGGACGAATCAGCGAGATCTCCAGAATCATCATTCATATCATACTG GTGTGCGAGAAGGAGGGCTATCACATGAGCTGGGCGGTGAAGCTGGTTCAGCAGATCTGCAGCTTGTTCAGCACGGCGCCCGAAAGGTTCGTCTTCATCCAGCACCTGGAGAACATGTTCTCAGAAGTCACCAGAGAGTTCTTCGAGTCCTCTGTAGCAG gGAACAACTTTGA